The Brassica oleracea var. oleracea cultivar TO1000 chromosome C6, BOL, whole genome shotgun sequence genome includes a region encoding these proteins:
- the LOC106299698 gene encoding protein YLS3-like, with protein MEICKFLTWIFLAIVVLYSVQATAQGGRDPQLTSCMEKLMSCQPYIHAVNPPPPPSCCGPMKEIVVNNAPCLCAVFNNPAILKTLNLTKENALDLPKACGANPDISLCSKTASSPPTAPPGPTSGCSSVQAVSNIGLSFLLAFVARILY; from the exons ATGGAGATTTGCAAATTTCTTACCTGGATATTCTTGGCCATTGTCGTTCTCTACTCCGTCCAGGCGACAGCACAAGGAGGCCGCGATCCTCAATTGACGTCTTGCATGGAAAAACTTATGTCGTGTCAGCCGTACATACACGCGGTAAACCCGCCGCCTCCACCGTCGTGTTGCGGGCCAATGAAAGAGATCGTGGTGAACAACGCGCCGTGTCTATGCGCCGTTTTCAACAACCCGGCGATACTCAAAACACTAAACCTCACCAAAGAAAACGCTCTTGATCTTCCTAAAGCATGTGGAGCTAATCCTGACATCTCACTCTGCTCCAAAACCGCTT CTTCGCCGCCTACTGCGCCGCCGGGACCAACCAGCG GATGCTCTTCCGTTCAAGCTGTCAGCAACATTGGACTTAGCTTTCTGCTTGCTTTTGTGGCAAGAATCTTATATTGA